The Bradyrhizobium sp. LLZ17 genomic sequence CGACTTCATCACGATGCGCACGACGGGATGGCCGGCTGCCTCGATGGCGGCGAGCGCCGAGTCATGGGCGGCGTCCGCCTCGCCCTCGGTGCGGATGTCGATGAAGAAGCGGTCGTTGCCGTAAAGCGAGGGGGCGCCCAGCGGCTCGCCGGCAATCGGAATCAGGCCCTTGCCCTCCTTGCCGGTCGATTCCGCGATGAGCTGCTCGGCCCATGCGCCGAAATCGGCGATCTTCTTCGACGACAGGATCGTCACCTTGTCGCGGCCCTCGAGGCCGGCGAGGCCCATGGCAAGCCCGAGCTGCACGCCCGGATTTTCCGACGGCGGCACGTCCGGCCCGCAGGAGCGGGCCATCGAGAGCGCGTGCCTGATCAGGGTCTTGACGTCGATGCCGGCCGTTGCCGCCGGCACCAGGCCGAACGGCGATAGCACCGAATAGCGTCCGCCGATCGAGGGCTCGCCGTGGAAGATGCGGGCATAGTTCAGCTTCTTCGCGGCTTTCTCCAGCGACGAGCCGGGATCGGTCACCGCGATGAAGCGATAACCGGTCCTGACCTTCGGGCCGACCGCCTGCGCGACGCGCTCGTGGAAATAGTCCTTCATGGCGTTCGGCTCGGTGGTGCCGCCGGACTTGCTGGAGACGATAAACACGGTGTTGGCGATGTCGATCTTGGCCTCCATCGCCCGTACCTGCGCCGGATCGGTGGAATCCAGCACGTGCAGCTTCGGGAAGCCGGACTTGCGCGCGAAGGTCTCGGCCAGCACCTCGGGTCCGAGGCTCGATCCGCCCATCCCGAGCACGACCGCGTCGGAGAATTTCTGGCCCTTCACGCGGTTGGCGTAATCTTCGTAATCGGCGAGGTCGGCCTTGGCCGCGCTGTCGAGCCAGCCCAGCCATTTGTCCTCGTCCGTCCCGGTCCAGACCGACTTGTCGCGTTGCCACAGCCGGCGGATCTTTGCGGATGTCCGCCATTCCTCGGTGCTCTTGGCCACAGCTTTGCCGAGCCCGTCGCCGAGCGAGAGCTGCTGGCGGTCGATCGCGGGCCCCAGCACGGTGGCGCGCTTGTGGGCGACCGCGCCGTAGAGCTTGTCGGCGGCATCGGCGAACTGCTTGACGCCGTCCTTGACGAGCTCCTCGGTGATCGCGTCGAGCGAAACCCCGGAACGCTCCAGCTCTTCCAGCACGCGGCGGGCGTCGTCGACGTTCTCCTCCAGACTGTCGCGCGGCTTGCCGTGGTCGCGGAACGCATCCAGCGTCGCCGGTGGCATCGTGTTGATGGTGTCGGGGCCGATCAATTCCTCGACATAGAGGACGTCGCTGTAATCCTTGTTCTTGGTGCCGGTCGACGCCCACAGCATGCGCTGCGGCTTGGCGCCTTTGGCCGCCAGCTTGTCCCAGCGCGGGCCCGAGAACAGGCGCTTGTAGTCCTGATAGGCGACCTTGGCATTGGCGATCGCGACCTTGCCCTTGAGCGCGGCTAGCCGCTCCTTTTCGCTCGGATCGTTGGCGCGCGCGATCTTCTCGTCGAGCTGCTTGTCCACCACGGAGTCGATGCGGCTGACGAAGAAGCTCGCCACGCTCGCGACATGCGAGGGATCGCCGCCACCCGCGACATGTTTTTCCAGCCCGGCGAGATAGGCCTCGGCGACCTCGAGATAGACCGCCTTCGAGAACAGCAGCGTGATGTTGATGCTGATGCCGTCGCCGATCAGCGTTTCGATCGCCGGCAGGCCCTCCGGCGTCGCCGGCACCTTCACCATCAGGTTCTTGCGGTTGACGTCCTTCCAGAGCCGGCGCGCCTCCGCGATCGAGCCGGCGGTGTCCATCGCCAGATAGGGCGAGACCTCCAGGCTGACATAGCCGTCGCCTCCCTTGAGCCTGTCATAGACCGGGCGGAGCACGTCGGCGGCGTGCTGGATGTCCTCGACGGCGACGGCTTCGAACAGGTCGGCGACGGTGCGGTCGCCGCGCTTCAACGCCTTGCCGATCGGGGCGTCGTATTCGTCCGAGCTGCCGATCGCCTTCTCGAAAATCGACGGGTTCGAGGTGACGCCCTTGACGCCGTCGGTGTCGATCAGCCGCTTCAAATCGCCCTTGGCGATGAAGCCGCGGGCCAGGAAGTCCAGCCAGACGGCTTGTCCGTGCTTTTCCAGTTCTTTGACGGGATTCATGAGGTTTATTTATCTCCAAGCCTGCGGGCGAGGGGTTTCCGCGCCGGTCCTGACGCGCTATCCTGTAGCTTACATGCTCCCGGGAGGGAACCAATCAAGGGCATTGGCGTCATAGTCTCAGTCTAACTCCGTCGCGATCATGACGATCCAGGCGGCGGCGGTGGATTGGCATTATTAAACTTATTGTCCATGACGGTTCGGCCCAGGTGCTGTTGCATAGTCTTGCGTCGTTTTAGCTGTCGCGTCGCGGAGTGTCGCCAGGGGAGTCCGGTCCCGCTTGAGGCAACATTGGCTCGGTCGCGAATGGCCATGCTGGGGGAAAGCATGCACGCAATTCCTGATGGTGCGGCGCTCGCCGTCGCCGACAATTCGCATTCGGTCGCTGCGGCGATGGGCATCGATGCATTTCACGATCTCGAAATCGGTCAATGCGCCACGCGCCTGCGGCTGCTGGTCGCGGTCAGCTTTGCGATGACGCTGCTCTGCGCAAGCCTTGTCTTGAATTCAAGCCTCGCCCTGGATTGGTGGGGAGGCATCGGCGACTACGACAGGGCGATCGGCTATGCCGGCGTCGCGGTGTTGGGTCCGATCACCTGCTGGCTGATCTGGATGCTGCCGGCCGAGCGGGGACCGGTCGTGATCGTCACCTCCGACGGCATCCGTGATCTCCGGATCGGTAATGAATTTCTGCTGTGGGATTCAATTGCGGATGTTTCGGCTGAGAAATGCCGCGGCCACAAGGCGATTGTGCTGCCGCCGACGCCGGCCTTGCAGCGGCAGCTTCGCTGGATCCGCGCCGCCTCGCGCAGGACGCAGGCAGACCGCATCGTCATTCGCTCAGAGGGGCTGGCGACGGATTTCGACACTTTGCTGCGCGCCTGCCGCGACTGTCATGCTGCCAGTGATCCACGCACCGCATTGCGGCGAGACCGCGATCACGGCGTGCAAAGCCTGGCCGCACAAACGTCATAAAGCTGCCGCCGGTCGGCTTCTATGCTGCGCTGCCGGATGGGCCTGTACCCGGTAACGCCCGGATGTTGCGGCGAGGCGACATTTGCTGGAAATTAGCAATTGCGGATATAGATTCGCATAAATAACAGGCAGGTGCCTGTTCGTAACTCACCCGATGCCTACGTTGTGCGTTGCGTGGTGAAGGCCTGCGGGTGTCGAATGATCGTCATGTGCTCACGCTGATTCGAGAGTGGCGCTAGGGAACGGTCCGGTCGCTGCTTTAGTTTCAGTTGTGTAGCGGAACTCACGCGGAGAGGGATCATGTACAACGATTCTCTATTCAACGCTTTCGCAAAGTCGTTCGAGGCGAGAAGCCAGCACGACATGTCGATGGCGGAATACCTGGAATCGTGTCGAAGCGATCCCATGAAATACGCGAACGCGGCCGAACGACTATTAGCGGCGATCGGTGAGCCCCAGACGATTGACACGGCCAAGGACCCACGCCTTGGCCGTATCTTTTTGAATCGCACCATCCGCACCTATCCGGCCTTCGCCGGCTTCTACGGCATGGAAGAAACCATCGAGCGCATCGTCGGTTTCTTCCGTCACGCGGCGCAGGGGCTCGAAGAGCGCAAGCAGATCCTCTATCTGCTCGGCCCGGTCGGCGGCGGCAAATCCTCGCTCGCCGAGCGGCTGAAATCGCTGATGGAAGTGCATCCGATCTACGTGCTCAAAGCCGGTGACGAACTCAGCCCAGTGTTCGAAAGCCCGCTCAGCCTGTTCGATCCCGAGCAGCTCGGCCCGATGCTGGAAGAGAAATACGGCATTCCGCGCCGTCGTCTCACCGGCCTGATGAGTCCGTGGTGCTACAAGCGCCTCGAGGCCTTCGGCGGCGACATTTCCCAGTTTCGTGTCGCAAAGATCCAGCCGTCGCGACTGCGTCAGATCGCCATCGCCAAGACCGAGCCTGGTGACGAGAACAACCAGGACATCTCCTCGCTGGTCGGTAAGGTCGACATCCGCAAGCTCGAGACCTACGCCCAGAACGATCCCGACGCCTACAGCTATTCCGGCGGCCTCAATCGCGCCAACCAGGGCGTGCTCGAGTTCGTCGAGATGTTCAAGGCCCCCATCAAGATGCTGCACCCGCTGCTCACCGCAACGCAGGAAGGCAACTATATCGGCACCGAGAATATCGGCGCGATCCCGTTCACCGGCGTCATCCTCGCCCACTCCAACGAGGCGGAGTGGTCGAGCTTCAAGGCCAACAAGAACAACGAGGCCTTCATCGACCGCATCTGCGTGATCAAGGTGCCGTACTGCCTGCGGGTCACGGAGGAGCAGAAGATCTACGAGAAGCTGATCCAGGGCTCCGAGCTCGCGGCCGCGCCGTGCGCACCCTCGACGCTGGAGACGCTGGCGCGGTTCTCGGTGATGTCGCGCCTGCGCAAGCACGAGAACTCCACCGTGTTCGCCAAGATGCGGGTTTACGACGGCGAGAGCCTGAAGGAATCCGATCCGAAGGCGCGCAGCGTGCAGGAATACCGCGACGCCGCCGGCGTCGACGAGGGCATGGACGGCGTGTCCACCCGCTTTGCCTTCAAGATCCTGGCTGCGACCTTCAACCACGATCCGCAGGAAGTCGCCGCCGATGCCGTGCACCTGATGTACGCGCTGGAGCAGTCGATCAAGCGCGAGCAACTGCCCGAGGAAGTCGAGAAGCGCTACCTCGAATTCATCAAGGCGGACCTCGCGCCGCGCTATGCCGAGTTCATCGGCAACGAGATCCAGAAGGCTTATCTCGAATCCTACTCGGATTATGGCCAGAACCTGTTCGACCGTTACGTCGACTACGCCGATGCCTGGATCGAGGACCAGGACTTCAAGGATGCCGACACCGGCCAGCTGCTTGATCGCGAGCTTTTGAACCAGGAGCTGACCAAGATCGAGAAGCCGGCGGGCATCGCCAACCCGAAGGATTTCCGCAACGAGGTGGTCAAATTCTCGTTACGGTCCCGAGCCCAGAACGGCGGCAAGAATCCGACCTGGATCTCCTACGAGAAGATTCGCGATGTGATCGAAAAGCGGATATTCTCCCAGGTCGAGGACCTGCTTCCAGTCATCTCGTTCGGGTCGAAGAAGGACGGCGAGACGGAGAAGAAGCACGGCGAGTTTGTCGCACGCATGGTGGAGCGCGGCTACACCGAGCGTCAGGTTCGCCGGCTGGTCGAATGGTACATGCGCGTGAAGCAAGCCGGTTGAGGCGGATGAGAAAGTGGCCATTCACATCATTGACAGGCGCCTGAATCCAGGCGGCAAGAGTCTTGAGAACCGCCAGCGGTTCTTGCGTCGGGCCAAGTCCCTGGTGCAGGGCGCCGTCAAGAAGACCTCGCAGGAACGCGACATCAAGGACGTCCTGGAGGGTGGTGAGGTCACGATCCCGCTGGACGGCATGCACGAGCCGCGGTTCCGCCGTGAAGGCGGGACGCGCGACATGGTGCTGCCCGGCAACAAGAAGTTTATCGAGGGCGACTACCTGCAGCGCTCCGGCCAGGGCAACGCCAAGGATTCCGGTCCCGGCGAAGGCGACAGCGAGGACGCCTTCCGCTTCGTGCTGAGCCGCGACGAATTCGTCGATCTCTTCCTCGACGATCTCGAGTTGCCGGATCTCGCCAAGCGCAAGATCGCGCAGACCGAGAGCGACGGTCTGCAGCGCGCCGGCTACACCACCTCCGGCTCGCCCGCCAACATCTCGGTCAGCCGGACGGTCCGGCTCGCGCTGGCGCGCCGGATCGCGCTCAAGCGTCCCCGCAAGGACGAGATCGAAGACCTGGAGGCCGCCATCGCGGCTTGTACGGACGAGGACGAGCGCATTGAGCTGCTCGCCCAGCTCGAAAAGCTGAAGGCCAAGACCAAGCGCATTCCCTTCATCGATCCGCTCGACATCCGCTATCGCCGCTTCGAGACGGTCCCCAAGCCGGTCGCGCAGGCCGTGATGTTCTGCCTGATGGACGTCTCCGGCTCGATGTCCGAGCACATGAAGGATTTGGCAAAGCGCTTCTACATGCTGCTCTACGTGTTCCTGAAGCGGCGCTACAAGCACGTCGAGATCGTCTTCATCCGTCATACCGACCGCGCCGAGGAGGTCGACGAGCAGACCTTCTTCTATGGTCCGGCCTCGGGCGGCACGCTGGTCTCCAGCGCGCTTCAGGCGATGCACGAGATCGTGCGCGAGCGCTTCAATCCGTCGGACTGGAACATCTATGCGGCGCAGGCCTCCGACGGCGACAATTCCTATTCCGATGGCGAGCTCGCGGGCATGCTGCTGACCGACAAGATCCTGCCGGTCTGCCAGTTCTTTGCCTATCTCGAGGTCGGCGAGGCCGGCGGCAGCGCCTTCGATCTCTCCGACTCCTCGCTCTGGACCCTCTACGAGCGCCTGCGCAACAGCGGCGCACCGCTCTCGATGCGCAAGGTCAGCGAGCGCAGCGAGATCTTCCCGGTGTTCCATGACCTGTTCCAGCGCCGCGAAACCCAGGAGAAGGCCGCTCCATGACGGAACGCTTGTTCGAAGGCGCGGATTGGGATTTTCACACCTTGCAGCGCATCACCGATGCCTGCGAGGAGGTGGCGATCAACGATCTCGGCCTCGACGTCTATCCGAACCAGATCGAGGTCATCACCGCCGAGCAGATGCTGGACGCCTATTCGTCCGTCGGCATGCCGCTGTTCTACAAGCACTGGTCCTTCGGCAAGCACTTTGCCTATCATGAGGCATCCTATCGCAAGGGCCTGATGGGCCTCGCCTATGAGATCGTGATCAACTCCTCGCCCTGCATCTCATATTTGATGGAGGAGAACACGGCGACGATGCAGACGCTGGTGATCGCGCACGCCGCCTTCGGCCACAATCATTTCTTCAAGAACAATTATCTGTTCAAGCAGTGGACCGACGCCGACGGCATCCTCGACTATCTCGACTTCGCCAAGAACTACGTGATGAGCTGCGAGGAGCGCTACGGCCGCGTCGAGGTCGAGCGTACGCTCGACGCCGCGCATGCACTGATGTCGCACGGCATCGACCGCTATCCAGGCAAGAAGAAGCTGGATCTACGCGAGGAAGAGAAGCGGGCCGGCCGCCGTCGCCAGCACGAAGAGGAGGTCTTCAACGATCTCTGGCGCACCGTGCCAAAGGGTGCCTCGAAGACCCGGACCGCAATCTCCCTTGAGCGCCGCCGCAAGCTGCTCGGCCTGCCGCAGGAAAACCTGCTCTATTTCCTGGAGAAAAGCGCGCCCAGGCTCGCACCGTGGCAGCGCGAATTGCTGCGCATCGTCCGCCACATCGCGCAATATTTCTATCCGCAGAGCCAGACCAAGGTGATGAATGAGGGGACGGCGACCTACGTCCACTATCGCATCATGAGCAAGCTGCATCAGCAGGGCCGCATCACCGACGGCAACTTCCTCGAATTCCTGCAATCGCACACCAATGTGGTGTTCCAGCCCGAATTCGACGACCAGCGCTTTTCCGGCTTCAACCCCTATGCGCTCGGCTTTGCCATGATGCAGGACATCGAGCGCATCGTCACCAATCCTGCCGATGAAGATCGTGAATGGTTCCCGGATATCGCCGGGAAGAACGACGTGATGGGCGTGCTGCGCGACGTCTGGGCCAACTATCGCGACGAAAGCTTCATCGCGCAGTTCCTGAGCCCGAAGCTGATGCGGCACTTCCGCATGTTCCATCTGCACGACGATCCCGAGGAGCGCGCCGGCATCCGGGTCGATGCCATTCACGACGACCGCGGTTTTCGCCGCGTCCGGCGCGAATTGGCGCGACAGCATGACGTCGGCTACATCGATGCCAACATCGAGGTGGTCGATGTTGACCTCTCCGGCGACCGCCGGCTGATCCTGCACCACCGCGTCATCAAGGGCTCGCAGCTCAACGAGACCGACGCCAAGCGGGTGCTGCAGCATCTCGCCGATCTCTGGACCTACGACGTCGCGCTGATCGAGGTCGACGCCAACGACAAGGTGCTGCGCGAATACGTCGTGAGCCCGCGCCCGATCACCGCCGCGGCGTAACGCCGCTGATCATGCGGAGCGATACGGCGAGATGCGTGTCGATGTGCCCTCGCCCCTTGTGGGAGAGGGCAGCGACGCCGGTAGACGCAAGCTCACTGGGGGTGAGGGGTATCTCTCCGCACTTTCATGTGTTGATAGAGACCCCTCATCCGGCGCTTCGCGCCACCTTCTCCCACAAGGGGAGAAGGGAAGGCGTTCGTGCTGCACCACAGAGCTGGTCTATGCGGAACGTTTGGTCGCCTTCTTCTTCGCCTTCGACGCATTCAACTCCACGGCCGCATGGATCAGCGCTTTCAGCGCCTTCTCGTTGATCTTCGCGCCCTCCTGAAAATCGATCGCGCGCCGCACATTTCCCTCGAGGCTGGAATTGAACAGGCCGGCGGGATCTTGCAGCGCCGCGCCCTTGGCAAACGTCAACTTCACGACGGACTTGTAGGTCTCGCCGGTGCAGATGATGCCGTCGTGCTCCCATACGGGAACGCCGCGCCACTTCCATTCCTCGACCACATCTGGGTCGGCCTCCCTGATCAGGCCGCGGATCCGCGCGAGCATCTCGCCGCGCCAGTCGCCGAGCTCCTTGATTCGGCTATCGATCAGTTTTGAGGGCGAAGGCCCATCCGTCTTCGTCGTGCTGCTGCTTTTCGCGGTCACGGCCTTCTTCATGTTCACGCCTCTTGTCGGGCGCCGCGGCGGCGGCCGAGATATGGCAGCGCGAACATGTAGAGCCCGGTCGCAAGCAATGGGATCAATGGGACGAAGGCGAGCAAGCCGATCCACGTCGCCTGGACTTGCAGCGTCAGGGCGACGATGTTGGCGATGACGGCAAGCGTGAAAGCGATCGACAGCCAACGATGGATCTGCCGAATCCACATATTTCCAGTCAATGAAACCTCCTCTTGAGATGATCGAATGAAGGCAGGTGGTCGATCTACTCTGCCCTTGCCAGCAACTCGTCGAGCTTTGCGAAGAACTGCTTCCAGCCGGCATGCGCGCCGCCATAGGCCTGTTTCTGGCTGGGGCGGAAGCCCGCCTGCTCGACACGCAGATGCGTGCCCGCGCTCGTCGGCGTCAGCGTGAACGTCACCACGCTCTTGAGATCGTACGCCGCATCCTCATGCGTGAAATTCCAGGTGTAGGCGAGCGATCGCTGCGGCTCGACGGCGAGGACCTCGCAGTCCAGCACGCCGCCCCACTCGCCGCGAAGATTGAAGCGGTGGCCGACGCTGGGTTTGAAGTCGTTCTTCATCAGCCATTCCTCGATCAGATGCGGCTGGGTCAGCGCGCGCCAGAGCCGCTCCGCCGGGAAGGCGAATTCGCGCTCGATCACGACGGAACGGGTTTCAGTCGCAGCCTCTGTCATTGGTCCATCCTCTTCAGGAGATCGTCGAGCGCATCGAGCCGGTTCTGCCAGAACCCGGCCATCTGGCTGGTCCAGTCGACCAGCGGATCGAGCGCACCGGGTTGTGCGCTGTAATGCGTTTGCCGTCCCTCGTGGCGATCGCGCACGAGGCCAGCCTGCTTCAGCGCGCCGAGATGTTTCGAGACCGCGGGCTGGGAGACGCCGGATCGCGCCGTTAGCGCCCCGACCGTCTGCTCGCCTTCGCGGCAAAGCCGCTCGAAGATCGCCCGCCGGGTCGGGTCGGCGAGCGTCCTGAACAGAAGGTCGGGTGCGGCGGACATGCGGAATCCATAATCGATCAGTTATGGATTATTCATAACCATGGAGTTATAGATGTGTCAAGCACGGTGCGGATATGTCGTGAAGTGGGCCCCACGGACTCCCGAACCTCTCCCGCTTGCGGGAGAGGTCGACGCGTCCGGGCGATGCGAAGCATCGTCCCGCGCGTCGGGTGAGGGTTCTATCCTCTTGGGGGTTCTCGATTGCGGAGACACCCTCGCCCCGACCCTGCCCCGCAAGCGGGGGAGGGAGCACACCGAACTTCACGCGGCCCCTACGGCCGCAAATAAAGATAGCCCTGTGACTGAAGCTCGGCCAGGCGGACCACGCCGCCTTTTTCCGCGCTGACGAAGCCGGGCAGCAGATCCGTCAGCGTGATGTTCTGCGCCTTCATCGTGTTGCCGCAGGCGGCGAGCTCGACGCCGTCCTTGGAGAAATCGCCGATCCGCTTGCTGATGTCGGGATTGGCCTGCGCCCAATGAAACGCCTTCAGCGCCGGCCCGTGGATCACCAGCGCGATGGTGACATGGTCGGGACCGCCGACGCCGTCGATGTGGTTCTGGATGTTGCCGAGCACGAAATTGACCTTCTCGGCGTCGCTGAGATGATAAACGACCTTGAGCTTGTCCGACGGCGCAGCCTCGGTCGCGGCCTGCGCACGCGATGCGGCAAAGGCCGTGCCCAGGGCCGAGATGATGCTCCACAAGATGTTCCGGCGATTCATGGCGATCTCCCTGCATGATCCGGAACAGCGCGAAGCGATTTTCCGGAAAGCTCATGCCTCAACGACAACTGAGCCTGACTCCGCCGGACACATATCATTTGTGGCGCAGCGCGGCGAGTTCCTTGCGGTCGGTCACCAGCGCGGCGCACTCGCTGGCGTCGGTGCGGTCGAGGCGGAAGATCCCGTCGTCGGCGCCTGCGACCAAAGATCGTTCTGCATCTTCATCCGGCTTGTTGTGCTGCCAGACCCTGACCCGCTCGAGCCGCACGATGGCCGACTTGTCGTCCTTCGACAGCGCCACGTCGATGCCGCCGCCCTCGCAGTCGACACCGCAGCCCAGGCGCACCTCGTTGCCTTCCATGGTGAACACCGTGTGGTGACAGGAACCGCTGGAGCCGAAATCGCCCGAACGGTGGCGATATCTGAAGCCGAGCCGGAACGAATTGTGGAGCTGCTTGTCTTCGCCGTCGACTTCCGCCGAGACCAGCAGCTTCATGGAGGCCGCCTTCTGCTTCGGATGTTTCGCCAGATGCTCGGCATCGTAGCGGCGCACGAAGCACGCATAGGCCTTGTCGCCGGGCGTGCCTGCATAGATCCGCGCGTTGAAGCTCTCGGCCTCGGCCTTGCTGGCCTCGCGGACATGATCGGCCTCCTCGGCGCGGGCGACGCCGATGAACGCGGCAAAGGCAAGCGGAAGGACGAGCGCAAGCTTCATGTTCGCACCGTGAACAGCAATTGGGCCTGCCACGTTGGACGGCGCAGGCCGGTCTGCCGTTAGTCGCAGGCGAGGTGCGCTGCGTTCAAGTTCACGCGTGCAGGTCAGGCCAAACCCTCGGCGGCAAAGATTTGCCATTCGCCGGGAATGCCCTTCAGCGCGGTCGTGCCGCGGCTTGCGAAGCGCAGGCCTGAGCCGGCGACGAGATCCTTCACCGTCCCAGAAACCAATACCTCGCCTGCGCCAGCCAGCGCTGCGACACGTGCTCCGATGTGGACGGCCATGCCGCCGACGTCGTCGTCGATCATCTCGCATTCGCCGGTGTGCAGGCCCGCACGGATCTCGATGCCGAGCAACTTGATCTCATCCGAGATCGCGCAAGCGCAGCGGACGCCACGCGCTGGTCCGTCGAATGTCGCCAGAAATCCGTCGCCCGTGGTCTTGACCTCACGGCCCCTGAAGCGCGCGATGTTGCGGCGGATCACGGCGTGATGCTCATCCAGCAATGCGCGCCAGCGGCGATCGCCCAGCGACGCAGCCTTTTCGGTCGAGCCGACGATGTCGGTGAACAGCACCGTGGCAAGCACGCGATCAACCGCTGGAGAGCCACGTGTCCCCGTCAGAAATTCCTCGATCGCGTCGGAAATGTCGTCGGCATTCTCACCGACATAGAACAGGTGGTCGGTGCCGGGAAACTCGGCCAGGCGCGCTCCGGGAATCTTCGCGGCGACATCGCGGCCGCCTTCGACGCGCACGACCTGATCGTCAGTCCGGTGGATGACGAGCGCAGGAACGCGAACCGCCGGCAATACGCCGCCAATTTCGATCTGGCTGTTCATGCGCATCAGGGCCATCACTGCGGAGGGACTCGCACCCAGCCGCTCGTTTCGTCCCCACCAGCGCTGAAACGCGGCGTCATTCGCCCGCGACGGCGCAAATCTCTGGATACTGCCGCCCGTGCCCCAAGCCTTCTCGACATAACCGAAGAACGTCTCTAGCGCCTCCTCGGTGGGAAACCAGTAGGAAAAGCGTGAAAAGCTTCCGTAGAGCACGATCGCCCGGCATCGATGCGGATAAGTGGCCGCATACATGATCGAAAGCGGCGCCCCTTCCGAGATGCCGAGCAGGGCCGCCTGCTCCATGCCGGCCGCGTCCATCACCGCACGCAGATCGTCCATACGCACGTCGAGTCCCGGAAGCTCTGCGACACGATCGGAGCCGCCGGTACCGCGTTTGTCGAAGGTGACGACCCGGGCGTAGCTCGCGAGGCGCGTCAGGAACCGAGCGAAGTCGGGTTGCTCCCAATAGTTCTCGACATTGGATACGAAGCCGGGCACCAGAACCAGGTTGATCGGACCGTCACCGAAGGCCTGGTAGGCGATATGGACGTCTCCACTCCTCGCGTATTGCGTAGCGGGCTGCATACATCGTCCTTTCCTGCCGGAACACCATAGCAAACAAGCGTTACGGGCGGATAGCCGCCACTTCGCCAAAAAGGCGAAGGCGCGCTCGTACGATGAGCGCCTCTAAATCGCGCGCAAATTGGCGTTCGCCGCCTGGCTTGAACTTGTCCAGCACCGCCGAACCTGGGCAGAGCGCGACGGCTCCCACCGAGCTGTCTGGATACTCCGCGCGGTGCCTCAGTCGCAGTTGCACCGGGAAGGTTCAGGCCAATGTCGCGCCCAGCCTTCTGGAACTCGATATCGACGATTGCTTCGATATTGTCCGAGTTCGTCAATGTGATACCCTTCACAGACGAAGGTTTCTCCAAGTCGTAGGCTGGGGCGGCGTCTGGTAAGCTTGTGGAGTCCCGCCGCCATGGGCGAAATTCGCAACTTCAGATCCGGAAATCAGGATGGTCCGCCTCCACACGGTCCAATACCGCGTCGCCTCGCGGCTATCATCGTCGGTGACATCGCTTCCTACAGCCGCCTGATGCAGGCGGACGAGGAGGGCACGCATGTCCGCGTCAAGCGGATCGAGCGGGATCTCATTCAGCCCAGCATCGTCGAGCACCATGGATCGCTGGTGAAGACGACGGGCGATGGCTTCATCGCGATTTTCGATAGTCCTGTCGAGGCCGTCCGGTGCAGCATTGTGATCCAGCAGAATCTCGTAGGCCGCAACGCCTCGCTTCCAAAGGATTCCCGGATCGAATATCGGATCGGCGTCAATCTCGGTGACGTCATCGTGGAGCCGGACGATGTCTACGGTGACGGCGTCAACATCGCCACGCGTATCGAGGGGATTGCCGAGCCCGGCCAAGTCTACATCTCAGGCGCGATCTACGAACAGATCAAGCACAAGGTGGTGTGCGGCTACGAGTCGGTTGGTGACCGCAGGGTCAAGAACATCACCGATCCCGTGCGCATCTATCGC encodes the following:
- a CDS encoding bifunctional transaldolase/phosoglucose isomerase; translated protein: MNPVKELEKHGQAVWLDFLARGFIAKGDLKRLIDTDGVKGVTSNPSIFEKAIGSSDEYDAPIGKALKRGDRTVADLFEAVAVEDIQHAADVLRPVYDRLKGGDGYVSLEVSPYLAMDTAGSIAEARRLWKDVNRKNLMVKVPATPEGLPAIETLIGDGISINITLLFSKAVYLEVAEAYLAGLEKHVAGGGDPSHVASVASFFVSRIDSVVDKQLDEKIARANDPSEKERLAALKGKVAIANAKVAYQDYKRLFSGPRWDKLAAKGAKPQRMLWASTGTKNKDYSDVLYVEELIGPDTINTMPPATLDAFRDHGKPRDSLEENVDDARRVLEELERSGVSLDAITEELVKDGVKQFADAADKLYGAVAHKRATVLGPAIDRQQLSLGDGLGKAVAKSTEEWRTSAKIRRLWQRDKSVWTGTDEDKWLGWLDSAAKADLADYEDYANRVKGQKFSDAVVLGMGGSSLGPEVLAETFARKSGFPKLHVLDSTDPAQVRAMEAKIDIANTVFIVSSKSGGTTEPNAMKDYFHERVAQAVGPKVRTGYRFIAVTDPGSSLEKAAKKLNYARIFHGEPSIGGRYSVLSPFGLVPAATAGIDVKTLIRHALSMARSCGPDVPPSENPGVQLGLAMGLAGLEGRDKVTILSSKKIADFGAWAEQLIAESTGKEGKGLIPIAGEPLGAPSLYGNDRFFIDIRTEGEADAAHDSALAAIEAAGHPVVRIVMKSIDHLGQEFFRFEMATAVAGSILGINPFDQPDVEAAKIKTRELTTAYEKTGALPDEQPVVSTAEADLYTDATNAAALRAAGANGDLTSWLKAHLSRSSRGDYVALLGYIARDKATIDALQTMRLEVREKHHVATCAEFGPRFLHSTGQAYKGGPDSGVFLQITADDARDLPVPGQKASFGVIKAAQARGDFDVLTERGRRALRVHLKGGLKKGLAALNAALTNALN
- a CDS encoding STM3941 family protein → MAMLGESMHAIPDGAALAVADNSHSVAAAMGIDAFHDLEIGQCATRLRLLVAVSFAMTLLCASLVLNSSLALDWWGGIGDYDRAIGYAGVAVLGPITCWLIWMLPAERGPVVIVTSDGIRDLRIGNEFLLWDSIADVSAEKCRGHKAIVLPPTPALQRQLRWIRAASRRTQADRIVIRSEGLATDFDTLLRACRDCHAASDPRTALRRDRDHGVQSLAAQTS
- a CDS encoding PrkA family serine protein kinase, encoding MYNDSLFNAFAKSFEARSQHDMSMAEYLESCRSDPMKYANAAERLLAAIGEPQTIDTAKDPRLGRIFLNRTIRTYPAFAGFYGMEETIERIVGFFRHAAQGLEERKQILYLLGPVGGGKSSLAERLKSLMEVHPIYVLKAGDELSPVFESPLSLFDPEQLGPMLEEKYGIPRRRLTGLMSPWCYKRLEAFGGDISQFRVAKIQPSRLRQIAIAKTEPGDENNQDISSLVGKVDIRKLETYAQNDPDAYSYSGGLNRANQGVLEFVEMFKAPIKMLHPLLTATQEGNYIGTENIGAIPFTGVILAHSNEAEWSSFKANKNNEAFIDRICVIKVPYCLRVTEEQKIYEKLIQGSELAAAPCAPSTLETLARFSVMSRLRKHENSTVFAKMRVYDGESLKESDPKARSVQEYRDAAGVDEGMDGVSTRFAFKILAATFNHDPQEVAADAVHLMYALEQSIKREQLPEEVEKRYLEFIKADLAPRYAEFIGNEIQKAYLESYSDYGQNLFDRYVDYADAWIEDQDFKDADTGQLLDRELLNQELTKIEKPAGIANPKDFRNEVVKFSLRSRAQNGGKNPTWISYEKIRDVIEKRIFSQVEDLLPVISFGSKKDGETEKKHGEFVARMVERGYTERQVRRLVEWYMRVKQAG
- a CDS encoding YeaH/YhbH family protein, which translates into the protein MHIIDRRLNPGGKSLENRQRFLRRAKSLVQGAVKKTSQERDIKDVLEGGEVTIPLDGMHEPRFRREGGTRDMVLPGNKKFIEGDYLQRSGQGNAKDSGPGEGDSEDAFRFVLSRDEFVDLFLDDLELPDLAKRKIAQTESDGLQRAGYTTSGSPANISVSRTVRLALARRIALKRPRKDEIEDLEAAIAACTDEDERIELLAQLEKLKAKTKRIPFIDPLDIRYRRFETVPKPVAQAVMFCLMDVSGSMSEHMKDLAKRFYMLLYVFLKRRYKHVEIVFIRHTDRAEEVDEQTFFYGPASGGTLVSSALQAMHEIVRERFNPSDWNIYAAQASDGDNSYSDGELAGMLLTDKILPVCQFFAYLEVGEAGGSAFDLSDSSLWTLYERLRNSGAPLSMRKVSERSEIFPVFHDLFQRRETQEKAAP